The nucleotide window GAAGGGGCGGGACGGGGGCTTGGCGGACTTCTTGAGGGTGTTGGGCACGATCTCAGACGACAGGTTGAGGAAGGTGCGGAGGAACTCAATGTCGTCGTTGGCCAGGTACCAGTAGTAGTGCTGCCACGAGAAGGTCTCCCTGACGTACTCCTTGGACTTGAAGCTCTGCATGAGCTTGATGACCTCGAGGTTCAAGGCATCGATCTGGGGGTGCTTGGCCAGGTTGTAGTCCTTCTTGGCGTACAAGACTCCCTCTGCACACGCATCACAATAGATTCATCAATAAAATCATTCAGTCCGTCCAAAGGAGTGGCATTCTTGCACACATAAAAAGTTGAAATTAGCACCAAGGAATTCAGTTAAGATGCCCAGACTACTGTAATAGTCAGTAGAATTCTTCCAGATTGCATCTTGACATGAATAAGATTCTACAGTTAGGAAGTTAGTGGTGTCCAAACTGTCTATGCTCGAACCTTGCAGCAACCGCGCATAAGAGCGAATTCGCTGCGGTCAATGGGTGCCAAGAACACTGACGGGGCAACATGGTTAAAACCCTACGCAACACATGGATCGAACCCTACAGAAGAAGACTAACGAGATGGCATCTGAATCCTGGCCACGGCCGGCGCGGTGCGTAAAATgggcgggggaggggggaggaGCTCACCCTGGAAGAGGTACTTGCAGATCTCGCGGCGGTTCTTCTTGGAGATGATTTGTGGAGGAAGACAAGGGTGGTCAGATTAGGCGGTTCTACGACCGGGGCAACCAACGGGGAGAGCGGACTCGGCTGGGGATGCTTACCATGGTGACGGGCGCCGGGGGAGGAGGCGGGGGCAGAGACGGCGGCGCCGCGGCATGCAGGGGAACGCCCTGGCCTCCTCCGGCCCCCTCGCGACGCCATCGCTCGCCCGCCACTTGGCCAAGCCCCGCGGGTCGAGGCCCGCGCGCCCGCTCACGTCGTCGGGGAGCAGCGCGAGGGGCGCGGCCCCATAGGCGGAGAGGGAGCAGGGGCGCGAGTGGGCGGAGGGATCCGGAGGCGGGT belongs to Triticum urartu cultivar G1812 chromosome 7, Tu2.1, whole genome shotgun sequence and includes:
- the LOC125524469 gene encoding 40S ribosomal protein S10-1-like, which gives rise to MIISKKNRREICKYLFQEGVLYAKKDYNLAKHPQIDALNLEVIKLMQSFKSKEYVRETFSWQHYYWYLANDDIEFLRTFLNLSSEIVPNTLKKSAKPPSRPFGSGPPDDRPR